In one window of Frigoriglobus tundricola DNA:
- a CDS encoding TIGR03009 domain-containing protein, which yields MRSAGFTLAALLIAATVGLAQPPAITGQPVTGQPIAPPAAPKADPQLDPHLVAWEKKMKNAINMRTDITLKRTDAVFKKDTTYSGSVLCMKPKYAVLRLDNQADKTGTDYEAYICDGKTIFAYNGVQKTITKIKLPQNQAGVDHLMLDFLSGMSAKDVKERFDINLFKTDEHYIYLDIKPLRPNDQREFQHLRLALYGPGPATAKVAYLPAQVYMLKPGGDTEVWKFTNPRVDIEGVVEGNFQFVPIKGWDVKDAPQAGGGPVPAGGAVRPNGGPGIGLPNK from the coding sequence ATGCGTTCCGCCGGCTTCACCCTCGCCGCCCTGCTGATCGCCGCGACGGTCGGGCTGGCGCAGCCGCCCGCCATCACCGGTCAGCCCGTGACGGGACAGCCCATCGCGCCCCCCGCGGCCCCGAAGGCCGATCCGCAGCTCGATCCCCACCTCGTCGCGTGGGAGAAGAAGATGAAGAACGCCATCAACATGCGGACCGACATCACGCTCAAGCGGACCGATGCCGTGTTCAAGAAGGACACCACCTATTCCGGTTCCGTGCTGTGCATGAAGCCGAAATACGCCGTCCTGCGCCTCGACAACCAGGCGGACAAGACGGGGACCGATTACGAAGCGTACATCTGCGACGGGAAAACCATCTTCGCGTACAACGGCGTCCAGAAGACGATTACCAAAATCAAGTTGCCGCAGAACCAGGCCGGCGTGGACCACCTGATGCTCGACTTCCTCTCCGGGATGAGCGCGAAGGACGTGAAGGAGCGGTTCGACATCAACCTGTTCAAGACGGACGAGCACTATATCTACCTGGACATCAAGCCGCTGCGCCCGAACGACCAGCGCGAGTTCCAGCACCTGCGGCTGGCGCTCTACGGGCCGGGACCGGCCACGGCCAAGGTCGCGTACCTGCCCGCACAAGTGTACATGCTGAAGCCGGGCGGGGACACCGAGGTGTGGAAGTTCACCAACCCGCGAGTGGACATCGAGGGTGTCGTGGAGGGGAACTTCCAGTTCGTGCCGATCAAGGGGTGGGACGTGAAGGACGCGCCGCAGGCGGGCGGCGGCCCGGTGCCGGCCGGCGGTGCGGTGCGGCCCAACGGTGGCCCGGGCATCGGGCTGCCGAACAAGTAG